One Streptomyces sp. SAI-135 DNA segment encodes these proteins:
- a CDS encoding DUF5955 family protein — protein MTGSDNDPRVAELRTAVSRLRRELAAHPAEFPDRGIAEDELAALAAMTIDGTPEVPRLRRSLLLIAGAIGSVSALSRGLTEVRTAVELFGEPHR, from the coding sequence GTGACCGGCAGCGACAACGATCCGAGAGTGGCGGAACTGCGGACCGCGGTGTCCCGGCTGCGCCGCGAACTCGCCGCGCACCCGGCCGAGTTCCCCGACCGGGGCATCGCCGAGGACGAACTCGCCGCGCTGGCCGCCATGACGATCGACGGCACACCCGAAGTCCCGCGCCTGCGACGGTCGTTGCTGCTGATCGCGGGGGCGATCGGATCGGTGAGCGCGCTGTCCAGGGGGCTCACGGAGGTGCGGACCGCGGTGGAGCTGTTCGGGGAGCCGCACCGCTAG
- the allB gene encoding allantoinase AllB, translating into MSDTELVLRSRRVITPEGTRAASVAVADGRITAVLPYDGEVPAGARLEDLGDDVLLPGLVDTHVHVNDPGRTEWEGFWTATRAAAAGGITTLVDMPLNSLPPTTTVDHLRTKQQVAADKAHIDVGFWGGALPDNVKDLRPLHESGVFGFKAFLSPSGVEEFPHLDQDALARSLAEIASFGGLLIVHAEDPHHLEAAPQQAGPRYADFLASRPRDAEDTAIAQLIAQAQGLDARVHVLHLSSSDALPLIARAKADGVRITVETCPHYLTLTAEEVPDGASEFKCCPPIREAANQDLLWQALADGTIDCVVTDHSPSTADLKTDDFATAWGGISGLQLSLSAVWTEARRRGHSLEDVVRWMSARTSQLVGLDRKGAIEAGRDADFAVLAPDRTFTVDPAALQHRNRVTAYAGKTLYGVVRSTWLRGERIVADGEFTAPKGRLLTRTP; encoded by the coding sequence GTGTCCGACACTGAACTGGTGCTGCGCTCGAGGCGCGTCATCACACCCGAGGGGACGCGGGCCGCCTCGGTCGCGGTGGCCGACGGGCGGATCACGGCCGTCCTGCCGTACGACGGTGAAGTGCCCGCGGGTGCCCGCCTCGAAGACCTCGGCGACGACGTCCTGTTGCCCGGCCTGGTCGACACCCACGTGCACGTCAACGACCCCGGGCGCACCGAGTGGGAGGGCTTCTGGACCGCCACGCGCGCGGCGGCGGCCGGCGGCATCACCACCCTCGTCGACATGCCGCTCAACTCCCTCCCGCCCACGACGACGGTCGACCACCTCCGCACCAAGCAGCAGGTCGCCGCCGACAAGGCCCACATCGACGTCGGATTCTGGGGCGGCGCCCTGCCCGACAACGTCAAGGACCTGCGTCCGCTGCACGAGTCGGGCGTCTTCGGCTTCAAGGCCTTCCTGTCGCCGTCCGGCGTGGAGGAGTTCCCGCACCTCGACCAGGACGCTCTCGCCCGCTCCCTGGCCGAGATCGCCTCCTTCGGCGGCCTGTTGATCGTGCACGCCGAGGACCCGCACCACCTGGAGGCCGCCCCGCAGCAGGCAGGTCCCCGGTACGCGGACTTCCTGGCCTCCCGCCCACGGGACGCCGAGGACACGGCCATCGCCCAACTCATCGCCCAAGCCCAGGGGTTGGACGCGCGCGTGCACGTGCTGCACCTGTCGTCGAGCGACGCGCTCCCGCTGATCGCCCGCGCGAAGGCGGACGGTGTCCGCATCACCGTCGAGACCTGCCCGCACTACCTCACCCTCACCGCCGAGGAAGTCCCGGACGGCGCGAGCGAGTTCAAGTGCTGTCCGCCCATCCGGGAGGCCGCCAACCAGGACCTGCTGTGGCAGGCGCTGGCCGACGGCACCATCGACTGCGTGGTCACCGACCACTCGCCGTCCACGGCGGACCTCAAGACGGACGACTTCGCCACCGCCTGGGGCGGCATCTCGGGCCTCCAGCTGAGCCTTTCGGCGGTCTGGACGGAGGCCCGCAGGCGCGGCCACTCGCTGGAGGACGTGGTCCGCTGGATGTCCGCGCGGACCTCCCAGCTGGTGGGCCTCGACCGGAAGGGCGCCATCGAGGCCGGCCGCGACGCCGACTTCGCCGTCCTCGCACCCGACCGGACCTTCACCGTGGACCCAGCGGCCCTCCAGCACCGCAACCGTGTCACGGCCTACGCGGGCAAGACCCTGTACGGCGTGGTGAGGTCGACCTGGCTGCGCGGCGAACGCATCGTGGCGGACGGCGAGTTCACGGCCCCGAAGGGCCGGCTGCTCACCCGTACCCCCTGA
- a CDS encoding SelT/SelW/SelH family protein: protein MSPVVQIEYCTQCRWLPRAAWLAQELLTTFEAELGELSLKPGTGGVFVVRVDDEVVWDRREQGFPEPTAVKQAVRDRVAPGRSLGHSDR from the coding sequence ATGAGTCCCGTCGTACAGATCGAGTACTGCACCCAGTGCCGCTGGCTGCCCCGTGCGGCCTGGCTGGCGCAGGAACTGCTCACCACCTTCGAGGCGGAGCTGGGGGAGCTGTCCCTCAAGCCGGGCACGGGCGGGGTGTTCGTGGTGCGCGTCGACGACGAGGTCGTCTGGGACCGGCGCGAGCAGGGCTTCCCGGAGCCGACGGCGGTGAAGCAGGCCGTACGCGACCGAGTGGCCCCGGGGAGGTCCCTGGGCCACTCGGACAGGTGA
- a CDS encoding SDR family oxidoreductase, whose product MGAMTTTYGTLNGKVALVTGGSRGIGAATALRLAREGADVAVTYVDGKEAASDVVRRIEALGRRALALRADSADAEEAAGAVPRTAEALGGLDVLVNNAGVGVLGPLGELSLAEVDRVLAVNVRGVFLASQAAAARMREGGRIITIGSCMTQRVPGPGGALYTTSKSALTGLTKALARELGPRGITANIVHPGPIDTDMNPGNGPFAAGQAALTAVGRFGTAEEVASMVAYLAEAEYVTGAEFSVDGGHAA is encoded by the coding sequence ATGGGTGCCATGACAACGACTTACGGAACTCTGAACGGCAAGGTCGCACTCGTCACCGGGGGCAGCCGGGGCATCGGGGCGGCCACGGCGCTGCGGCTGGCGCGCGAGGGCGCGGACGTGGCCGTGACGTACGTGGACGGCAAGGAAGCGGCCTCGGACGTCGTACGGCGGATCGAGGCGCTGGGGCGGCGGGCGCTGGCCCTGCGGGCGGACTCCGCGGACGCGGAGGAGGCGGCGGGGGCGGTGCCGCGCACGGCGGAGGCGCTCGGCGGGCTGGACGTCCTGGTGAACAACGCGGGCGTGGGGGTGCTCGGCCCCTTGGGCGAGCTGTCGCTCGCGGAGGTCGACCGGGTGCTGGCCGTCAACGTGCGCGGGGTGTTCCTGGCCTCTCAGGCGGCGGCCGCGCGGATGCGGGAGGGCGGACGGATCATCACGATCGGGAGCTGCATGACCCAGCGGGTGCCCGGCCCCGGCGGGGCCCTCTACACGACGAGCAAGTCGGCGCTGACCGGGCTGACGAAGGCCCTCGCGCGTGAGCTGGGGCCGCGGGGGATCACGGCGAACATCGTGCATCCCGGGCCGATCGACACGGACATGAATCCGGGGAACGGGCCGTTCGCCGCGGGGCAGGCCGCCTTGACCGCGGTGGGGCGGTTCGGGACGGCGGAGGAAGTGGCGTCGATGGTGGCGTACCTGGCGGAGGCGGAGTACGTCACGGGTGCGGAGTTCTCGGTGGACGGAGGGCACGCGGCCTGA
- a CDS encoding ribonuclease domain-containing protein produces MRFPPRITRTAASAVVLSALLVGGTVTTATPAAAAVGSICYSRLPSQAHDTLDLIEQGGPYPYSQDGSVFQNREGVLPSQSTGYYHEYTVITPGSSTRGARRIVTGERSQEDYYTADHYATFNLVNYGC; encoded by the coding sequence ATGAGATTCCCCCCACGGATCACTCGCACCGCCGCCTCGGCCGTCGTCCTGTCGGCCCTCCTCGTCGGCGGCACCGTCACCACCGCCACCCCGGCGGCCGCCGCCGTCGGCAGCATCTGCTACTCCAGGCTGCCCTCCCAGGCCCACGACACCCTGGACCTGATCGAACAGGGCGGCCCCTACCCCTACTCGCAGGACGGGAGCGTCTTCCAGAACCGCGAAGGCGTCCTGCCGAGCCAATCGACCGGCTACTACCACGAGTACACGGTGATCACGCCGGGCTCCTCCACGCGCGGCGCGCGCCGGATCGTCACCGGGGAGAGGAGCCAGGAGGACTACTACACGGCGGACCACTACGCCACGTTCAACCTGGTCAACTACGGCTGCTGA
- a CDS encoding HipA family kinase, with amino-acid sequence MLREVTAVRYVTPLRSGGSVPAVVEADDLGTYVVKFTGSAQGRKALVAEVIVGELARALGLRFPELVLVRFDPAIAAGEPHQEVRDLHAASAGVNLGMDHLPGARDFTPEVARHCRVDPLEAGRVVWLDALTVNVDRTVHSSNLMVWPTLGVAPPRLWLIDHGAALVFHHRWDGSEPARRYDFRHHALGPFGPDVRAADAELAPRVTRELLREIVAEVPDAWLTDFATPAEMREAYVDYLHARVRASADWLPTDFPSREELAAEEALRAARTEQGRPSWLKRVPDLHGKPAAQQDWSVHLG; translated from the coding sequence GTGCTGCGCGAAGTGACTGCTGTTCGATACGTGACCCCGCTGCGGTCCGGCGGCTCGGTCCCCGCCGTCGTCGAGGCCGACGACCTGGGGACGTACGTCGTGAAGTTCACCGGCTCCGCGCAGGGCCGCAAGGCGCTGGTCGCCGAGGTGATCGTCGGTGAGCTGGCGCGGGCGCTGGGACTGCGCTTCCCCGAGCTGGTCCTCGTGCGCTTCGACCCGGCGATCGCCGCCGGCGAGCCGCACCAGGAGGTGCGGGACCTGCACGCGGCCAGCGCCGGGGTGAACCTCGGCATGGACCATCTGCCGGGCGCCAGGGACTTCACCCCCGAGGTCGCCCGGCACTGCCGGGTCGATCCGCTGGAGGCGGGCCGGGTGGTCTGGCTCGACGCACTGACCGTGAACGTCGACCGCACAGTGCACAGCTCCAACCTGATGGTCTGGCCGACGCTCGGCGTCGCACCCCCGCGGCTGTGGCTGATCGACCACGGCGCGGCCCTCGTCTTCCACCATCGCTGGGACGGCTCCGAGCCCGCCAGGCGCTACGACTTCCGCCACCACGCCCTCGGCCCCTTCGGCCCCGACGTACGCGCCGCCGACGCCGAACTGGCGCCCAGGGTGACGCGCGAGCTGCTGCGGGAGATCGTCGCGGAGGTGCCGGACGCCTGGCTGACGGACTTCGCCACGCCCGCCGAGATGCGCGAGGCGTACGTCGACTACCTGCACGCGCGTGTGCGGGCCTCCGCCGACTGGCTCCCCACCGATTTCCCCAGCCGGGAGGAACTCGCCGCCGAGGAGGCCCTGCGGGCGGCGCGGACGGAACAAGGACGGCCGAGCTGGCTCAAGCGGGTCCCCGACCTGCACGGCAAACCGGCCGCGCAACAGGATTGGTCGGTGCACCTCGGATGA
- a CDS encoding IucA/IucC family protein, translating into MNRRERVNRVDLLPPPAGTAAAHRADAYAAAPLLNCLLREVAERVPEPGERTVHRLPSGRLLRVRGDRRPAEPEVRTATGWRRVGHTELVKLTAEELTRHTGVSNHELPAEMIDSRDAVAALLTARDRATAPGDPYLRSEQSLVTGHPHHPAPKARGGGPVAAWLPYAPEAHARFPLVLLGVREDSVVEEGDTAALDALGEAPPGYRLLPAHPWQLGLVSCAEAFADGRLVRLGATGFETWPTAAIRTVYAPARDLFLKFSLDVRITNDIRRLWRHDLLKLRRTDEAVVSAFAASPPSAAWLSDRGYRTADFAFEELAVLVRDGLRGHVRPGATPLLAAALVEGFEGSPLDTVDDPAAWWEAYLGVVVPPALAAFADHGVVLEAHLQNTLVAVDADGMPVQALFRDAEGVKLLSDVPRAAGWERLVYCLVVNHLCEVAAALAERRPGFDPWPAARRELSRHDLPEAVALRTAPTLPGKTNLLLRWTGADGADARYLPLPNPLAVPGAELP; encoded by the coding sequence ATGAACCGTAGAGAACGAGTGAACCGCGTGGATCTCCTGCCCCCGCCGGCCGGCACCGCCGCCGCCCACCGCGCCGACGCGTACGCGGCGGCGCCCCTGCTCAACTGCCTGCTCCGCGAGGTGGCCGAGCGGGTCCCGGAACCCGGCGAGCGCACGGTGCACCGGCTGCCCAGCGGCCGTCTGCTCAGGGTGCGGGGCGACCGGCGGCCCGCCGAGCCCGAGGTGCGCACGGCGACCGGCTGGCGGCGGGTCGGACACACCGAGCTCGTGAAACTGACCGCCGAGGAACTGACCCGGCACACGGGCGTGTCCAACCACGAGCTGCCCGCCGAGATGATCGACAGCCGGGACGCGGTGGCCGCCCTGCTCACGGCACGCGACCGGGCGACGGCACCCGGCGACCCGTATCTGCGCTCCGAGCAGTCCCTCGTCACCGGCCACCCTCACCACCCCGCCCCCAAGGCCCGCGGCGGCGGTCCTGTCGCCGCCTGGCTGCCGTACGCCCCCGAGGCCCATGCCCGTTTCCCGCTGGTCCTGCTCGGGGTGCGCGAGGACTCCGTCGTGGAGGAGGGCGACACCGCGGCCCTCGACGCGCTCGGTGAGGCCCCGCCCGGTTACCGGCTGCTGCCCGCCCATCCCTGGCAGCTCGGCCTGGTGAGCTGCGCGGAGGCCTTCGCGGACGGCCGTCTGGTCCGGCTCGGCGCGACCGGCTTCGAGACCTGGCCCACGGCCGCGATCCGCACGGTGTACGCCCCCGCGCGCGATCTCTTCCTCAAGTTCAGTCTCGACGTCCGCATCACCAACGACATCCGTCGGCTCTGGCGCCACGACCTGCTCAAACTCCGCCGTACGGACGAAGCGGTCGTGAGCGCCTTCGCCGCGAGCCCCCCGAGCGCCGCCTGGCTGAGCGACCGTGGCTACCGCACCGCCGACTTCGCCTTCGAGGAACTCGCCGTCCTGGTGCGCGACGGACTGCGCGGCCATGTGCGGCCCGGGGCGACCCCGCTGCTCGCGGCCGCCCTCGTGGAGGGCTTCGAGGGCAGCCCCCTCGACACCGTCGACGACCCCGCGGCCTGGTGGGAGGCGTACCTGGGCGTGGTCGTCCCGCCCGCCCTGGCGGCCTTCGCCGACCACGGCGTCGTACTGGAGGCGCACCTGCAGAACACCCTGGTCGCCGTGGACGCCGACGGCATGCCCGTGCAGGCGCTGTTCCGGGACGCGGAGGGCGTGAAGCTGCTCTCGGACGTCCCGCGCGCGGCCGGCTGGGAGCGGCTGGTGTACTGCCTGGTCGTGAACCACCTGTGCGAGGTCGCCGCGGCCCTCGCCGAACGCCGGCCCGGCTTCGACCCCTGGCCGGCCGCCCGCCGCGAACTGTCCCGCCACGACCTGCCCGAAGCCGTCGCCCTGCGCACCGCGCCGACCCTCCCCGGCAAGACCAACCTGCTGCTCAGGTGGACGGGCGCGGACGGGGCGGACGCCCGCTACCTGCCGCTGCCCAACCCGCTGGCGGTGCCAGGAGCTGAACTACCCTGA
- a CDS encoding IclR family transcriptional regulator, whose amino-acid sequence MPTSSASTTDSAKSAGGGVQSLERAFDLLERMADAGGEVGLSELSASSGLPLPTIHRLMRTLVSCGYVRQQPNRRYALGPRLIRLGESASRLLGTWARPYLARLVEETGETANMALLDGDEIVYVAQVPSKHSMRMFTEVGRRVLPHSTGVGKALLANTPDDEVRALLARTGMPAATEKTITTPDGFLAALKDVRGQGYAVDDNEQEIGVRCLAVSVPDSPTAAAISISGPAGRVTEAATEKIVPVLQQVAAELSQALATQSPA is encoded by the coding sequence GTGCCGACGTCCAGCGCCAGCACCACCGACTCCGCCAAGTCCGCCGGTGGCGGGGTCCAGTCCCTCGAGCGCGCCTTCGATCTGCTGGAGCGGATGGCGGACGCGGGCGGAGAGGTCGGGCTGAGCGAACTGTCCGCGAGCAGCGGACTGCCGCTGCCCACCATCCACCGCCTGATGCGCACGCTCGTGTCCTGCGGATACGTCCGCCAGCAGCCCAACCGGCGCTACGCCCTCGGCCCGCGCCTGATCCGCCTCGGCGAGTCGGCCTCCCGGCTGCTCGGCACCTGGGCCCGCCCCTACCTCGCCCGGCTGGTCGAGGAGACCGGCGAGACCGCCAACATGGCGCTGCTCGACGGGGACGAGATCGTCTACGTCGCCCAGGTGCCCTCGAAGCACTCCATGCGGATGTTCACCGAGGTCGGCCGGCGCGTCCTGCCGCACTCCACCGGCGTCGGCAAGGCCCTGCTCGCCAACACCCCGGACGACGAGGTGCGCGCCCTGCTCGCCCGGACCGGGATGCCGGCCGCGACCGAGAAGACGATCACCACGCCCGACGGGTTCCTCGCGGCCCTGAAGGACGTGCGCGGCCAGGGCTACGCGGTCGACGACAACGAGCAGGAGATCGGCGTCCGCTGCCTCGCGGTCTCGGTGCCCGACTCCCCCACCGCGGCGGCGATCTCGATCTCCGGCCCGGCGGGACGGGTCACCGAGGCGGCCACGGAGAAGATCGTGCCGGTGCTCCAGCAGGTGGCGGCGGAACTGTCGCAGGCGCTGGCCACGCAGAGCCCGGCGTGA
- a CDS encoding nucleotidyltransferase family protein: MTENEQQVAGLLLAAGGGRRLGGRPKALLEHRGRPLVEHAVGVLRAAGCARVHVVLGAAAAAVRERAELGDCVLVENPGWADGMGSSLRAGLGSLAGTGARAALVSLVDQPGIGPAAVRRVLAAYEDENSLASAAYDGVRGHPVLLGAAHWAGITATATGDQGARAYLKQHHDAITLVECGDVAQPYDIDTPEDLAHLE; this comes from the coding sequence ATGACGGAGAACGAACAGCAGGTCGCCGGACTGCTCCTGGCCGCGGGCGGCGGGCGGCGGCTCGGCGGGCGGCCCAAGGCACTGCTCGAACACCGGGGCCGTCCGCTCGTCGAACACGCGGTGGGCGTCCTGCGCGCGGCCGGCTGCGCCCGCGTGCACGTGGTCCTGGGAGCGGCCGCGGCAGCCGTAAGGGAACGGGCCGAACTCGGGGACTGCGTGCTCGTGGAGAACCCGGGGTGGGCCGACGGCATGGGGTCGTCGCTGCGGGCCGGGCTCGGCTCGCTCGCCGGGACGGGGGCGCGGGCCGCGCTGGTCTCGCTCGTGGACCAGCCCGGCATCGGGCCGGCGGCCGTGCGCCGGGTGCTGGCCGCGTACGAGGACGAGAACTCGCTCGCCTCGGCCGCCTACGACGGCGTACGCGGGCATCCCGTCCTCCTCGGCGCCGCGCACTGGGCCGGGATCACGGCGACTGCGACCGGGGACCAGGGGGCACGCGCCTATCTGAAGCAGCACCACGACGCGATCACGCTCGTCGAGTGCGGGGACGTGGCCCAGCCCTACGACATCGACACGCCGGAGGATCTGGCGCACCTTGAGTGA
- the alc gene encoding allantoicase, protein MTAIPSFTGDANPYGGGDPYADYRTADFPFTQYADLAARTLGAAVIAANDEFFAQRENLLVPGRAEFDPEHFGHKGKVMDGWETRRRRGASAEHPWPTAEDHDWALVRLGAPGVIRGIVVDTAHFRGNYPQAVSVEGTSVAGSPSPEELLGDDVKWTTLVPRTPVGGHAANGFPVSLEQRFTHLRVNQHPDGGIARLRAYGEVVPDPAWLEVLGTFDVVALENGGRAEDASNLFYSPASNTIQPGRSRKMDDGWETRRRRDRGNDWIRYRLVAQSQIRAIEIDTAYLKGNSAGWASVSVRDGEDGDWREILPRTRLQPDTNHRFVLPAPAVGTHARVDIFPDGGISRLRLFGSLTEAGAAALSARHQELGG, encoded by the coding sequence GTGACGGCGATTCCCAGCTTCACCGGTGACGCGAACCCGTACGGAGGCGGTGACCCGTACGCCGACTACCGCACCGCCGACTTCCCCTTCACCCAGTACGCCGACCTCGCCGCACGCACCCTCGGTGCCGCCGTCATCGCCGCCAACGACGAGTTCTTCGCCCAGCGCGAGAACCTGCTGGTGCCCGGACGGGCCGAGTTCGACCCCGAGCACTTCGGGCACAAGGGCAAGGTCATGGACGGCTGGGAGACGCGCCGCCGCCGGGGCGCCTCGGCCGAGCACCCCTGGCCGACGGCCGAGGACCACGACTGGGCGCTGGTGCGCCTCGGCGCGCCCGGGGTGATCCGGGGGATCGTGGTCGACACGGCCCACTTCCGCGGGAACTACCCGCAGGCCGTGTCGGTCGAGGGCACGTCCGTGGCGGGCTCCCCGTCCCCGGAGGAACTGCTGGGCGACGACGTGAAGTGGACGACCCTCGTCCCGCGGACTCCGGTCGGCGGCCACGCGGCGAACGGCTTCCCGGTGTCCCTGGAACAGCGCTTCACCCACCTGCGGGTCAACCAGCACCCCGACGGCGGCATCGCCCGTCTGCGGGCGTACGGCGAGGTCGTCCCGGACCCGGCATGGCTGGAGGTCCTCGGCACCTTCGACGTGGTCGCCCTGGAGAACGGCGGCCGGGCGGAGGACGCCTCGAACCTCTTCTACTCACCGGCCTCCAACACCATCCAGCCGGGCCGCTCCCGCAAGATGGACGACGGCTGGGAGACCCGCCGCCGCCGTGACCGGGGCAACGACTGGATCCGCTACCGCCTCGTGGCCCAGTCGCAGATCCGCGCGATCGAGATCGACACGGCGTACCTGAAGGGGAACAGCGCGGGCTGGGCCTCGGTGTCGGTCCGCGACGGCGAGGACGGCGACTGGCGGGAGATCCTCCCGCGCACCCGTCTCCAGCCCGACACCAACCACCGTTTCGTGCTGCCGGCCCCGGCGGTGGGCACGCACGCGCGCGTGGACATCTTCCCGGACGGAGGCATCTCGCGTCTGCGGCTGTTCGGTTCACTGACGGAGGCCGGCGCGGCCGCCCTGTCGGCGAGGCACCAGGAGCTGGGCGGCTGA
- the aceB gene encoding malate synthase A, with translation MSAPAPSPLAIVDAEPLPRQEEVLTEAALAFVAELHRRFTPRRDELLARRAERRAEIARTSTLDFLPETAAIRADDSWKVAPSPAALDDRRVEITGPTDRKMTINALNSGARVWLADFEDASAPTWENVVGGQINLTDAYTRRIDFTDEKSGKSYALRPDEELATVVMRPRGWHLNERHLVDADGIQVPGALVDFGLYFFHNAQRLLDLGKGPYFYLPKTESHLEARLWNDVFVFAQEYTGIPQGTVRATVLIETITAAYEMEEILYELRDHASGLNAGRWDYLFSIVKNFRDGGAKFVLPDRNAVTMTAPFMRAYTELLVRTCHKRGAHAIGGMAAFIPSRRDAEVNKVAFEKVRADKDREAADGFDGSWVAHPDLVPIAMESFDKVLGDRPNQKDRLREDVHVEAADLIAIDSLEARPTYDGLVNAVQVGIRYIEAWLRGLGAVAIFNLMEDAATAEISRSQIWQWINAGVEFERAGDTVKATPELAREVAAEELASIRREIGEEAFAAGHWQQAHDLLLQVSLDDDYVDFLTLPAYEQLRG, from the coding sequence ATGTCCGCACCAGCGCCGTCCCCGCTGGCCATCGTCGACGCCGAGCCCCTGCCCCGGCAGGAGGAGGTCCTCACCGAGGCGGCCCTCGCCTTCGTGGCCGAGCTGCACCGCCGGTTCACGCCCCGTCGTGACGAGCTCCTCGCCCGCCGCGCCGAGCGCCGCGCCGAGATCGCCCGCACCTCCACCCTCGACTTCCTCCCGGAGACCGCCGCGATCCGCGCGGACGACTCCTGGAAGGTGGCCCCCTCCCCCGCGGCCCTGGACGACCGCCGGGTCGAGATCACCGGCCCCACCGACCGCAAGATGACCATCAACGCCCTGAACTCCGGTGCCAGGGTGTGGCTCGCGGACTTCGAGGACGCCTCCGCGCCCACGTGGGAGAACGTCGTCGGGGGTCAGATCAACCTGACGGACGCCTACACCCGCCGCATCGACTTCACCGACGAGAAGTCCGGCAAGTCGTACGCCCTGCGCCCGGACGAGGAGCTCGCCACCGTCGTCATGCGCCCGCGCGGCTGGCACCTGAACGAACGGCACCTGGTCGACGCGGACGGCATCCAGGTGCCGGGCGCCCTGGTCGACTTCGGCCTGTACTTCTTCCACAACGCCCAGCGGCTGCTCGACCTCGGCAAGGGACCGTACTTCTACCTCCCGAAGACCGAGTCGCACCTCGAGGCGCGGCTGTGGAACGACGTGTTCGTCTTCGCGCAGGAGTACACGGGCATCCCGCAGGGCACCGTCCGCGCGACCGTCCTGATCGAGACGATCACGGCGGCGTACGAGATGGAGGAGATCCTCTACGAACTCCGCGACCACGCCTCGGGGTTGAACGCGGGCCGCTGGGACTACCTGTTCTCCATCGTCAAGAACTTCCGTGACGGCGGCGCCAAGTTCGTCCTGCCGGACCGCAACGCGGTCACGATGACGGCCCCGTTCATGCGCGCGTACACCGAACTCCTCGTGCGCACCTGCCACAAGCGCGGTGCGCACGCCATCGGCGGCATGGCGGCCTTCATCCCCTCGCGCCGGGACGCCGAGGTCAACAAGGTGGCCTTCGAGAAGGTCCGCGCCGACAAGGACCGTGAGGCCGCCGACGGTTTCGACGGTTCCTGGGTCGCCCACCCGGACCTCGTCCCGATCGCCATGGAGTCCTTCGACAAGGTCCTCGGTGACCGGCCGAACCAGAAGGACCGGCTGCGCGAGGACGTCCACGTCGAGGCCGCCGACCTGATCGCGATCGACTCGCTGGAGGCCAGGCCCACGTACGACGGCCTGGTCAACGCCGTCCAGGTCGGCATCCGTTACATCGAGGCCTGGCTGCGCGGGCTCGGCGCGGTCGCCATCTTCAACCTCATGGAGGACGCGGCCACCGCCGAGATCTCCCGCTCCCAGATCTGGCAGTGGATCAACGCGGGCGTCGAGTTCGAGCGCGCGGGCGACACCGTGAAGGCCACCCCGGAGCTGGCCCGCGAGGTCGCCGCCGAGGAGCTCGCGAGCATCCGCCGGGAGATCGGCGAGGAGGCCTTCGCGGCGGGCCACTGGCAGCAGGCCCACGACCTGCTGCTCCAGGTCTCCCTCGACGACGACTACGTCGACTTCCTCACGCTGCCGGCCTACGAGCAGCTGCGCGGCTGA